In Scylla paramamosain isolate STU-SP2022 chromosome 30, ASM3559412v1, whole genome shotgun sequence, the following are encoded in one genomic region:
- the LOC135116133 gene encoding uncharacterized protein LOC135116133 isoform X2 — MGISRWWLLGAGDRGKWVICLPSRCSAHLLQRKVILLCCESRRSLFNLRAETEGKMAHLSTTITHGAGAVVDPITKGGTTMLHISTQIIMATTFMHVIENLDLSGLVKDTHWQWVAVTDSRAVHPAGLGHEATEGHRSFCRKRVAVRSSTGAQRRNVVWGRERESVCQGDTTLHLSWEHHLQHPLIPASPNSHQSSTAALYIIVFI, encoded by the exons ATGGGTATCAGCAGATGGTGGCTGTTGGGGGCTGGGGACAGGGGTAAGTGGGTGATATGCCTCCCCAGTCGGTGCTCTGCCCACCTTCTGCAGCGAAAGGTTATCCTCCTTTGCTGCGAGAGCCGCCGCTCCCTTTT CAACCTGAGGGCAGAGACGGAGGGAAAGATGGCCcacctttccaccaccatcacccatgGGGCCGGGGCCGTGGTGGACCCCATCACCAAGGGAGGCACCACTATGTTGCACATCAGTACTCAAATAATCATGGCAACAACTTTCATG CATGTCATTGAAAATCTGGACCTGTCCGGGCTGGTGAAGGACACTCATTGGCAGTGGGTGGCAGTGACAGACTCTAGAGCAGTACATCCTGCAGGACTGGGCCATGAGGCCACTGAAGGACACCGCTCATTCTGCAGGAAGAGAGTGGCTGTAAGGAGCAGTACAGGAGCCCAGAGAAGGAATGttgtgtgggggagagagagagagag TGTGTGCCAAGGTGACACCACTCTCCACCTCAGCTGGGAACATCACCTGCAACACCCTCTCATCCCAGCCTCACCTAACAGCCATCAGTCATCAACTGCTGCCTTGTATATAATAGTTTTCATATAA
- the LOC135116133 gene encoding uncharacterized protein LOC135116133 isoform X1 codes for MKMNPGVPPYMVYHIPMMYGGFGDYSYNPHWVCSIPVMPSPATVEEGKQTPLMPGTDGYQQMVAVGGWGQGNLRAETEGKMAHLSTTITHGAGAVVDPITKGGTTMLHISTQIIMATTFMHVIENLDLSGLVKDTHWQWVAVTDSRAVHPAGLGHEATEGHRSFCRKRVAVRSSTGAQRRNVVWGRERESVCQGDTTLHLSWEHHLQHPLIPASPNSHQSSTAALYIIVFI; via the exons ATGAAGATGAACCCAGGAGTGCCCCCTTATATG GTGTACCACATACCCATGATGTATGGAGGGTTTGGGGACTACAGCTACAACCCTCACTGGGTCTGTAGCATTCCTGTGATGCCTTCCCCTGCTACAGTAGAGGAGGGCAAGCAGACACCCTTGATGCCAG GAACAGATGGGTATCAGCAGATGGTGGCTGTTGGGGGCTGGGGACAGGG CAACCTGAGGGCAGAGACGGAGGGAAAGATGGCCcacctttccaccaccatcacccatgGGGCCGGGGCCGTGGTGGACCCCATCACCAAGGGAGGCACCACTATGTTGCACATCAGTACTCAAATAATCATGGCAACAACTTTCATG CATGTCATTGAAAATCTGGACCTGTCCGGGCTGGTGAAGGACACTCATTGGCAGTGGGTGGCAGTGACAGACTCTAGAGCAGTACATCCTGCAGGACTGGGCCATGAGGCCACTGAAGGACACCGCTCATTCTGCAGGAAGAGAGTGGCTGTAAGGAGCAGTACAGGAGCCCAGAGAAGGAATGttgtgtgggggagagagagagagag TGTGTGCCAAGGTGACACCACTCTCCACCTCAGCTGGGAACATCACCTGCAACACCCTCTCATCCCAGCCTCACCTAACAGCCATCAGTCATCAACTGCTGCCTTGTATATAATAGTTTTCATATAA